In a single window of the Porites lutea chromosome 14, jaPorLute2.1, whole genome shotgun sequence genome:
- the LOC140924526 gene encoding uncharacterized protein isoform X3 has product MEIPDGKFLILWQEIGDALVRIAGQIGHSAKTAWQTSVDNFLRDPLTPDDDRNAKELERWYMNDMDLKKSMEALKTTTHEGFDHLETGISNLQALQEEFAETTQTINGGVRRLESIFREETQDIKDHLGEMYRLIDAGFHSAGAVHLTNVYGDSTGHFVQRMPIIPQASQAVGQSVKMTGFIPPQPTMYGGIPSAQDSLNLIALRYFQFVDPSKPEQLNTYLENLEKVRQALFIHGESPEALKILKKLWKHHRADEPEEMARVFIEAENILRECGQIEEYSACSRPRTNQHAATGPVCLQINNISDPPKKQDSVTELREKFAHLRRLCEDLQNAVLRWIVIREATIQKLKSLVVHLKDVESEVHSRQYRLVATLTGLASVSVYCIPIMGQLFAVASIIAMIGKTEFEEILRSLGLSEVQALIEEDRKCCLELQQQFNSLENFISTLAEFLIPLNDNVFLLKEMVESSFEFLYKYIACEDIDTSTVTKVGFCAKFLRAATSAGTMSSSISDAQSATVFVSEVARVVAMARSESKCEAVRTGTLAKYIADSCSSDIKSYLFPLEIALFLLSSFKDYCGSVSLMAEDIRGILNELECPNEEEIQCLVQSLIEGSFNKAYRMVESDSQREYRSDEVVEADDH; this is encoded by the exons ATGGAGATCCCAGATGGCAAGTTTCTAATCCTTTGGCAAGAAATTGGCGATGCTCTTGTGAGAATTGCTGGACAGATTGGTCACTCGGCGAAAACGGCATGGCAGACTTCTGTCGATAACTTCCTGAGGGATCCCCTCACGCCAGACGATGATAGGAATGCAAAAGAACTGGAGAGATGGTATATGAATGATATGGATCTCAAGAAATCCATGGAGGCATTGAAAACCACAACACACGAGGGATTCGATCATTTGGAAACAGGAATCAGCAACTTACAGGCGTTACAGGAGGAATTTGCGGAAACAACGCAAACTATTAATGGGGGTGTCCGGCGCTTAGAGTCCATATTTCGAGAGGAAACGCAAGATATCAAAGATCATCTAGGCGAGATGTATCGTTTAATAGATGCTGGATTTCATTCCGCTGGCG CAGTTCATCTGACAAATGTTTACGGGGACAGCACGGGACATTTTGTTCAACGGATGCCTATAAtaccacaggcatcccaagcaGTGGGCCAGAGTGTGAAAATGACAGGATTTATTCCGCCTCAGCCTACGATGTATGGAGGCATTCCATCAGCGCAAGATTCCCTGAATTTAATTGCTCTCAGATACTTTCAGTTTGTCGATCCTTCGAAGCCGGAGCAGTTGAATACTTACTTAGAAAATCTGGAAAAGGTGCGGCAAGCGCTGTTTATTCACGGAGAGTCGCCGGAAGCATTGAAAATCCTGAAGAAACTTTGGAAACACCACCGCGCAGATGAGCCAGAAGAAATGGCAAGAGTATTCATTGAAGCGGAAAACATTCTGAGAGAATGTGGACAAATCGAGGAGTACAGTGCGTGTTCACGGCCTCGCACCAATCAACATGCAG ccACTGGTCCAGTATGCTTGCAAATCAACAACATCAGTGATCCACCTAAAAAGCAAGACTCGGTTACTGAGCTTAGAGAGAAGTTTGCACACTTACGAAGACTATGCGAGGATCTGCAGAACGCTGTTCTCCGATGGATCGTGATAAGAGAGGCCACTATACAAAAGTTAAAGTCACTTGTAGTGCATTTGAAAGACGTTGAGTCAGAAGTCCATTCCAGACAATACAGATTAGTAGCCACGCTCACTGGGTTAGCCTCAGTCTCAGTATATTGTATACCTATCATGGGCCAATTATTTGCTGTAGCCAGTATAATTGCAATGATAGGCAAAACCGAATTTGAGGAAATCCTGCGTAGTTTAGGGCTCAGTGAAGTGCAGGCGTTAATTGAGGAGGATCGCAAATGTTGCTTGGAGCTTCAACAACAATTTAATTCCTTGGAAAACTTCATATCTACTCTGGCAGAGTTTCTTATACCCCTGAATGATAACGTGTTTCTTCTTAAGGAAATGGTTGAGAGTAGCTTTGAATTCCTTTACAAGTATATAGCCTGTGAAGACATTGACACATCCACTGTGACGAAAGTGGGATTCTGTGCGAAGTTTCTTCGAGCAGCCACTTCTGCAGGTACGATGTCCTCTTCAATCTCAGATGCACAGTCTGCTACCGTTTTTGTTTCTGAAGTTGCTAGGGTAGTCGCCATGGCTCGCTCTGAGTCTAAATGTGAGGCTGTCCGCACTGGGACACTTGCGAAATACATTGCAGACAGCTGTAGTAGTGATATTAAATCCTATCTTTTTCCTCTCGAGATTGCTCTGTTCCTGCTATCTTCTTTTAAGGATTATTGTGGTTCTGTCTCTTTGATGGCGGAAGATATCAGGGGGATTCTGAACGAGCTGGAATGCCCAAATGAAGAAGAAATTCAATGTTTGGTGCAAAGTCTCATCGAGGGCAGCTTTAACAAGGCTTACAGAATGGTGGAAAGCGATAGTCAACGAGAATACCGCTCCGATGAAGTTGTTGAAGCTGACGATCATTAA
- the LOC140924719 gene encoding 26S proteasome non-ATPase regulatory subunit 7-like yields MPGPEEPITKVVVHPIVLLSVVDHFYRMGKVGNQKRVVGVLLGSRRKGVLDVANSFAVPFDEDEKDPSVWFLDHDYLENMYGMFKKVNARERIVGWYHTGPKLHQNDVKVNELIRRYCSNSVLVIIDAKPKDLGLPTDAYVAVEEVHDDGTPTTKTFEHIASEIGAEEAEEVGVEHLLRDIKNLTAGTLSQRITNQLLSLKGLNSRLQDIRDYLDKVATGKLPVNHTIIYQLQDVFNLLPNLNLEEFVKSLSVKTNDQMLVVYVASLVRAVIALHNLINNKVANRDAERDEAGKKEEKSKEKDKEKDKDTKDKNAEDKEKSEKTKTEDTKKS; encoded by the exons ATGCCTGGACCAGAGGAACCGATCACCAAAGTGGTCGTCCATCCGATTGTGTTGTTAAGTGTTGTAGATCACTTTTACAGAATGGGAAAAGTTGGAAACCAGAAAAGAGTTGTTGGAGTATTATTAGGTTCACGGCGAAAAGGTGTTCTTGATGTCGCAAATAGCTTTGCTG TTCCATTTGATGAAGATGAGAAAGATCCAAGTGTTTGGTTCCTAGACCATGATTATTTAGAGAATATGTATGGAATGTTTAAGAAAGTTAATG ctcGAGAAAGAATTGTTGGATGGTATCACACTGGTCCCAAACTACACCAAAATGATGTTAAAGTCAATGAGCTTATCCGAAGATACTGTTCAAACTCT gtgCTTGTTATTATTGATGCAAAGCCTAAGGATCTTGGTTTACCCACAGACGCTTATGTTGCTGTGGAAGAAGTACATGAT GACGGAACCCCTACAACAAAGACATTTGAACATATTGCAAGTGAGATTGGCGCTGAGGAGGCTGAGGAAGTTGGTGTTGAACATTTGCTTAG GGATATCAAGAACCTTACTGCTGGAACACTTTCCCAGCGCATCACGAATCAACTCCTGTCACTCAAAGGCCTCAATTCACGTCTTCAAGACATCAGAGATTACCTGGATAAAGTTGCCACTGGCAAGCTACCTGTTAATCACACCATCATATATCAGCTACAAGATGTGTTTAATCTGTTACCTAACTTAAATCTGGAGGAGTTTGTGAAGTCCTTATCTGTGAAAACAAATGATCAGATGTTAGTAGTGTATGTGGCATCGTTAGTACGCGCTGTAATTGCGCTCCACAACTTGATTAACAATAAAGTGGCCAACAGGGATGCGGAGAGAGATGAGGCTGGAAAGAAAGAGGAGAAGAGTAAAGAAAAGGACAAAgagaaagacaaggatacgaaAGATAAGAATGCTGAAGACAAAGAGAAATCAGAAAAGACAAAGACTGAGGACACTAAGAAATCTTGA
- the LOC140924526 gene encoding uncharacterized protein isoform X1, whose translation MATALDPDDVLRSTDGKANFQRLARLLISGGTTLLRQIFDLIHPPSNFPAVLNNPVTQKQLKAAKLTKPQWDCLYPYPGGYGKSVDFDVTLLFRLLRTICNLSPPPTGWDVLPASSDVSLTADLARIKYYRNSIFGHVNQCMEIPDGKFLILWQEIGDALVRIAGQIGHSAKTAWQTSVDNFLRDPLTPDDDRNAKELERWYMNDMDLKKSMEALKTTTHEGFDHLETGISNLQALQEEFAETTQTINGGVRRLESIFREETQDIKDHLGEMYRLIDAGFHSAGAVHLTNVYGDSTGHFVQRMPIIPQASQAVGQSVKMTGFIPPQPTMYGGIPSAQDSLNLIALRYFQFVDPSKPEQLNTYLENLEKVRQALFIHGESPEALKILKKLWKHHRADEPEEMARVFIEAENILRECGQIEEYSACSRPRTNQHAATGPVCLQINNISDPPKKQDSVTELREKFAHLRRLCEDLQNAVLRWIVIREATIQKLKSLVVHLKDVESEVHSRQYRLVATLTGLASVSVYCIPIMGQLFAVASIIAMIGKTEFEEILRSLGLSEVQALIEEDRKCCLELQQQFNSLENFISTLAEFLIPLNDNVFLLKEMVESSFEFLYKYIACEDIDTSTVTKVGFCAKFLRAATSAGTMSSSISDAQSATVFVSEVARVVAMARSESKCEAVRTGTLAKYIADSCSSDIKSYLFPLEIALFLLSSFKDYCGSVSLMAEDIRGILNELECPNEEEIQCLVQSLIEGSFNKAYRMVESDSQREYRSDEVVEADDH comes from the exons ATGGCAACTGCTCTTGACCCAGACGATGTACTGCGTTCAACCGATGGTAAGGCAAATTTTCAGCGCCTTGCAAGACTTTTAATAAGTGGAGGCACTACCCTGTTAAGACAGATTTTTGACCTCATTCATCCTCCAAGTAATTTCCCTGCAGTTCTTAACAATCCTGTGACACAGAAACAGCTCAAAGCAGCGAAATTAACTAAGCCGCAGTGGGACTGTCTCTACCCATACCCAGGGGGGTACGGTAAGTCAGTAGACTTTGACGTTACTCTTCTCTTTCGCCTGCTGAGAACAATATGCAACCTCAGTCCTCCACCCACGGGTTGGGATGTGTTACCAGCAAGCTCAGACGTCAGTTTAACCGCAGATTTGGCAAGAATAAAGTACTACAGAAACTCCATTTTCGGTCACGTTAACCAGTGTATGGAGATCCCAGATGGCAAGTTTCTAATCCTTTGGCAAGAAATTGGCGATGCTCTTGTGAGAATTGCTGGACAGATTGGTCACTCGGCGAAAACGGCATGGCAGACTTCTGTCGATAACTTCCTGAGGGATCCCCTCACGCCAGACGATGATAGGAATGCAAAAGAACTGGAGAGATGGTATATGAATGATATGGATCTCAAGAAATCCATGGAGGCATTGAAAACCACAACACACGAGGGATTCGATCATTTGGAAACAGGAATCAGCAACTTACAGGCGTTACAGGAGGAATTTGCGGAAACAACGCAAACTATTAATGGGGGTGTCCGGCGCTTAGAGTCCATATTTCGAGAGGAAACGCAAGATATCAAAGATCATCTAGGCGAGATGTATCGTTTAATAGATGCTGGATTTCATTCCGCTGGCG CAGTTCATCTGACAAATGTTTACGGGGACAGCACGGGACATTTTGTTCAACGGATGCCTATAAtaccacaggcatcccaagcaGTGGGCCAGAGTGTGAAAATGACAGGATTTATTCCGCCTCAGCCTACGATGTATGGAGGCATTCCATCAGCGCAAGATTCCCTGAATTTAATTGCTCTCAGATACTTTCAGTTTGTCGATCCTTCGAAGCCGGAGCAGTTGAATACTTACTTAGAAAATCTGGAAAAGGTGCGGCAAGCGCTGTTTATTCACGGAGAGTCGCCGGAAGCATTGAAAATCCTGAAGAAACTTTGGAAACACCACCGCGCAGATGAGCCAGAAGAAATGGCAAGAGTATTCATTGAAGCGGAAAACATTCTGAGAGAATGTGGACAAATCGAGGAGTACAGTGCGTGTTCACGGCCTCGCACCAATCAACATGCAG ccACTGGTCCAGTATGCTTGCAAATCAACAACATCAGTGATCCACCTAAAAAGCAAGACTCGGTTACTGAGCTTAGAGAGAAGTTTGCACACTTACGAAGACTATGCGAGGATCTGCAGAACGCTGTTCTCCGATGGATCGTGATAAGAGAGGCCACTATACAAAAGTTAAAGTCACTTGTAGTGCATTTGAAAGACGTTGAGTCAGAAGTCCATTCCAGACAATACAGATTAGTAGCCACGCTCACTGGGTTAGCCTCAGTCTCAGTATATTGTATACCTATCATGGGCCAATTATTTGCTGTAGCCAGTATAATTGCAATGATAGGCAAAACCGAATTTGAGGAAATCCTGCGTAGTTTAGGGCTCAGTGAAGTGCAGGCGTTAATTGAGGAGGATCGCAAATGTTGCTTGGAGCTTCAACAACAATTTAATTCCTTGGAAAACTTCATATCTACTCTGGCAGAGTTTCTTATACCCCTGAATGATAACGTGTTTCTTCTTAAGGAAATGGTTGAGAGTAGCTTTGAATTCCTTTACAAGTATATAGCCTGTGAAGACATTGACACATCCACTGTGACGAAAGTGGGATTCTGTGCGAAGTTTCTTCGAGCAGCCACTTCTGCAGGTACGATGTCCTCTTCAATCTCAGATGCACAGTCTGCTACCGTTTTTGTTTCTGAAGTTGCTAGGGTAGTCGCCATGGCTCGCTCTGAGTCTAAATGTGAGGCTGTCCGCACTGGGACACTTGCGAAATACATTGCAGACAGCTGTAGTAGTGATATTAAATCCTATCTTTTTCCTCTCGAGATTGCTCTGTTCCTGCTATCTTCTTTTAAGGATTATTGTGGTTCTGTCTCTTTGATGGCGGAAGATATCAGGGGGATTCTGAACGAGCTGGAATGCCCAAATGAAGAAGAAATTCAATGTTTGGTGCAAAGTCTCATCGAGGGCAGCTTTAACAAGGCTTACAGAATGGTGGAAAGCGATAGTCAACGAGAATACCGCTCCGATGAAGTTGTTGAAGCTGACGATCATTAA
- the LOC140924526 gene encoding uncharacterized protein isoform X2 → MATALDPDDVLRSTDGKANFQRLARLLISGGTTLLRQIFDLIHPPSNFPAVLNNPVTQKQLKAAKLTKPQWDCLYPYPGGYGKSVDFDVTLLFRLLRTICNLSPPPTGWDVLPASSDVSLTADLARIKYYRNSIFGHVNQCMEIPDGKFLILWQEIGDALVRIAGQIGHSAKTAWQTSVDNFLRDPLTPDDDRNAKELERWYMNDMDLKKSMEALKTTTHEGFDHLETGISNLQALQEEFAETTQTINGGVRRLESIFREETQDIKDHLGEMYRLIDAGFHSAGVHLTNVYGDSTGHFVQRMPIIPQASQAVGQSVKMTGFIPPQPTMYGGIPSAQDSLNLIALRYFQFVDPSKPEQLNTYLENLEKVRQALFIHGESPEALKILKKLWKHHRADEPEEMARVFIEAENILRECGQIEEYSACSRPRTNQHAATGPVCLQINNISDPPKKQDSVTELREKFAHLRRLCEDLQNAVLRWIVIREATIQKLKSLVVHLKDVESEVHSRQYRLVATLTGLASVSVYCIPIMGQLFAVASIIAMIGKTEFEEILRSLGLSEVQALIEEDRKCCLELQQQFNSLENFISTLAEFLIPLNDNVFLLKEMVESSFEFLYKYIACEDIDTSTVTKVGFCAKFLRAATSAGTMSSSISDAQSATVFVSEVARVVAMARSESKCEAVRTGTLAKYIADSCSSDIKSYLFPLEIALFLLSSFKDYCGSVSLMAEDIRGILNELECPNEEEIQCLVQSLIEGSFNKAYRMVESDSQREYRSDEVVEADDH, encoded by the exons ATGGCAACTGCTCTTGACCCAGACGATGTACTGCGTTCAACCGATGGTAAGGCAAATTTTCAGCGCCTTGCAAGACTTTTAATAAGTGGAGGCACTACCCTGTTAAGACAGATTTTTGACCTCATTCATCCTCCAAGTAATTTCCCTGCAGTTCTTAACAATCCTGTGACACAGAAACAGCTCAAAGCAGCGAAATTAACTAAGCCGCAGTGGGACTGTCTCTACCCATACCCAGGGGGGTACGGTAAGTCAGTAGACTTTGACGTTACTCTTCTCTTTCGCCTGCTGAGAACAATATGCAACCTCAGTCCTCCACCCACGGGTTGGGATGTGTTACCAGCAAGCTCAGACGTCAGTTTAACCGCAGATTTGGCAAGAATAAAGTACTACAGAAACTCCATTTTCGGTCACGTTAACCAGTGTATGGAGATCCCAGATGGCAAGTTTCTAATCCTTTGGCAAGAAATTGGCGATGCTCTTGTGAGAATTGCTGGACAGATTGGTCACTCGGCGAAAACGGCATGGCAGACTTCTGTCGATAACTTCCTGAGGGATCCCCTCACGCCAGACGATGATAGGAATGCAAAAGAACTGGAGAGATGGTATATGAATGATATGGATCTCAAGAAATCCATGGAGGCATTGAAAACCACAACACACGAGGGATTCGATCATTTGGAAACAGGAATCAGCAACTTACAGGCGTTACAGGAGGAATTTGCGGAAACAACGCAAACTATTAATGGGGGTGTCCGGCGCTTAGAGTCCATATTTCGAGAGGAAACGCAAGATATCAAAGATCATCTAGGCGAGATGTATCGTTTAATAGATGCTGGATTTCATTCCGCTGGCG TTCATCTGACAAATGTTTACGGGGACAGCACGGGACATTTTGTTCAACGGATGCCTATAAtaccacaggcatcccaagcaGTGGGCCAGAGTGTGAAAATGACAGGATTTATTCCGCCTCAGCCTACGATGTATGGAGGCATTCCATCAGCGCAAGATTCCCTGAATTTAATTGCTCTCAGATACTTTCAGTTTGTCGATCCTTCGAAGCCGGAGCAGTTGAATACTTACTTAGAAAATCTGGAAAAGGTGCGGCAAGCGCTGTTTATTCACGGAGAGTCGCCGGAAGCATTGAAAATCCTGAAGAAACTTTGGAAACACCACCGCGCAGATGAGCCAGAAGAAATGGCAAGAGTATTCATTGAAGCGGAAAACATTCTGAGAGAATGTGGACAAATCGAGGAGTACAGTGCGTGTTCACGGCCTCGCACCAATCAACATGCAG ccACTGGTCCAGTATGCTTGCAAATCAACAACATCAGTGATCCACCTAAAAAGCAAGACTCGGTTACTGAGCTTAGAGAGAAGTTTGCACACTTACGAAGACTATGCGAGGATCTGCAGAACGCTGTTCTCCGATGGATCGTGATAAGAGAGGCCACTATACAAAAGTTAAAGTCACTTGTAGTGCATTTGAAAGACGTTGAGTCAGAAGTCCATTCCAGACAATACAGATTAGTAGCCACGCTCACTGGGTTAGCCTCAGTCTCAGTATATTGTATACCTATCATGGGCCAATTATTTGCTGTAGCCAGTATAATTGCAATGATAGGCAAAACCGAATTTGAGGAAATCCTGCGTAGTTTAGGGCTCAGTGAAGTGCAGGCGTTAATTGAGGAGGATCGCAAATGTTGCTTGGAGCTTCAACAACAATTTAATTCCTTGGAAAACTTCATATCTACTCTGGCAGAGTTTCTTATACCCCTGAATGATAACGTGTTTCTTCTTAAGGAAATGGTTGAGAGTAGCTTTGAATTCCTTTACAAGTATATAGCCTGTGAAGACATTGACACATCCACTGTGACGAAAGTGGGATTCTGTGCGAAGTTTCTTCGAGCAGCCACTTCTGCAGGTACGATGTCCTCTTCAATCTCAGATGCACAGTCTGCTACCGTTTTTGTTTCTGAAGTTGCTAGGGTAGTCGCCATGGCTCGCTCTGAGTCTAAATGTGAGGCTGTCCGCACTGGGACACTTGCGAAATACATTGCAGACAGCTGTAGTAGTGATATTAAATCCTATCTTTTTCCTCTCGAGATTGCTCTGTTCCTGCTATCTTCTTTTAAGGATTATTGTGGTTCTGTCTCTTTGATGGCGGAAGATATCAGGGGGATTCTGAACGAGCTGGAATGCCCAAATGAAGAAGAAATTCAATGTTTGGTGCAAAGTCTCATCGAGGGCAGCTTTAACAAGGCTTACAGAATGGTGGAAAGCGATAGTCAACGAGAATACCGCTCCGATGAAGTTGTTGAAGCTGACGATCATTAA
- the LOC140924881 gene encoding apolipoprotein L3-like yields the protein MEKEVESKDDSGDVLENHDSFIVNQITAQFEQLRKLREELHDAFLSWIPIRTRTKKQLEELATKLHEHHRNVNISTITGASMGTIGGILSVAGLIAAPFTFGAGIVVSLVGAGIGGAGGLVMSGSKVVEIILEKLGLKEVQAAIEDDREACSELQKQLDSLENFISSLAEFLKPLHDDAVLLRELEGSGFEFLSQRISYEEIGASTEERVEFGARFFRAATSAATISASAAATAGAVARSAAIAGTRAAHVAGSVISAALLPLDITLLVKSSLELHRGSTSAAVQDIRRILDELECPDKGEIQGLVESFIDEKFTEAYNKMDDDKEQEQNRDSDDSNEQDKQNDDVDKRQGTEKEIFLPNDS from the exons ATGGAAAAAG AGGTGGAAAGCAAGGACGATAGCGGTGACGTGCTCGAAAACCACGATTCATTCATCGTCAACCAAATCACTGCGCAATTTGAACAGTTGCGCAAACTTCGAGAGGAATTACACGACGCTTTTCTCAGCTGGATACCAATTAGAACGCGCACTAAAAAACAATTAGAAGAACTAGCCACAAAGCTACATGAACATCACAGAAACGTGAATATCTCAACCATAACAGGAGCATCCATGGGTACCATAGGAGGGATCCTGTCAGTTGCGGGCCTCATTGCTGCACCCTTTACATTTGGGGCAGGAATCGTAGTGTCCCTTGTTGGGGCAGGAATAGGTGGCGCGGGAGGACTGGTCATGTCTGGTTCTAAAGTCGTTGAGATAATCTTAGAAAAGTTAGGACTCAAAGAAGTGCAAGCGGCAATTGAGGACGATCGTGAAGCTTGCAGTGAGCTCCAAAAACAGTTAGATTCCTTAGAGAACTTCATCTCTAGCTTAGCAGAGTTCCTTAAACCGCTGCATGATGACGCGGTTTTGCTCAGAGAATTAGAAGGAAGTGGATTTGAATTTCTTAGTCAGCGGATATCCTATGAAGAGATCGGCGCGTCCACCGAAGAGAGAGTAGAATTCGGTGCCAGGTTCTTCAGAGCAGCCACTTCCGCAGCCACAATATCTGCATCAGCGGCCGCTACTGCAGGCGCTGTAGCCAGAAGTGCGGCTATTGCGGGGACGCGCGCGGCACACGTTGCTGGTTCTGTAATCAGCGCCGCTCTGTTGCCGCTGGATATCACGTTACTCGTCAAATCATCTTTGGAGCTGCACCGTGGATCCACATCTGCTGCTGTACAAGATATCCGGCGGATTCTTGACGAACTTGAATGCCCAGATAAAGGGGAGATCCAAGGTTTGGTGGAGAGCTTCATTGATGAGAAATTTACCGAGGCGTATAATAAGATGGACGATGATAAGGAACAGGAGCAGAATCGAGACAGTGATGATAGTAACGAGCAGGATAAACAAAATGATGACGTAGATAAACGACAaggaacagaaaaagaaatatttcttccaAATGATAgttaa